One genomic window of Pempheris klunzingeri isolate RE-2024b chromosome 12, fPemKlu1.hap1, whole genome shotgun sequence includes the following:
- the LOC139211267 gene encoding coiled-coil domain-containing protein 177-like → MTLPPPPPPPPPRCCSCKPRERAGARELEQTLIYLRAVMAGRRRPSPGPRLDLSNFDSSEAQRRRLVLTSPRSLQSCARLGIKPVELLIKSLNELMAEQRDVNSEAVRVMHESYEKERTKLLQMCREEREKIIQAGDRGREGPDRTPKDPPGDGQVMGPVPYADLCLKGKPVSRSSCSPAGVAPQDRSTVCSFSLGDLRHTPATETKLEKLTRDIRREMCVTVSERDRKIAALMLVRHQEEQDSLTLCQQEEQERQEARRKEEARQAEEEKRRRKKLRQSMQRWNEELRARRRLRELREEEKMSHLEQEVMLQGDRNRRLKEEVDEQRREKMEAAQRDAEGRKHYQEKLLREKVEVERRQREKERWVAVEREQKARRSKVLQEKKARKRLQEENHNELLRHILLKKQVEQQVEDEEAQKRSSLEKKMQHSGERRARAAEARLRELQARAAREEEQTQRARLRAKLQSVQRLTHKQVLVQLSQRRTERAALHAAARLRSRAQEARRHNQHRRLCHQRLRQRVQEEEEATRKVRESCIYMKEWRRERLQRQREQIQEEAHRLARASFHMRERVRQQTHRRTFDQMALEAQLSAAVSRMKL, encoded by the coding sequence AtgaccctccctcctccccctccccctcctcccccccgctgctgctcctgcaaaCCCAGAGAGCGCGCAGGAGCACGAGAGCTCGAGCAGACTCTGATTTACCTGCGGGCCGTCATGGCGGGGCGGAGGCGCCCCTCTCCGGGGCCTCGTCTGGACCTGAGCAACTTTGACTCCTCCGAGGCGCAGCGGCGTCGCCTCGTGCTGACCAGCCCGCGCTCCCTGCAGTCCTGCGCGCGGCTCGGCATCAAACCTGTTGAGCTTCTCATTAAGTCGCTGAACGAGCTGATGGCGGAGCAGCGGGACGTGAACTCCGAGGCCGTGAGAGTCATGCACGAGTCCTACGAGAAGGAGAGAACGAAGCTTTTGCAAATGTGccgagaggagagagagaagatcaTCCAGGCGGGGgacagggggagggaggggccCGACCGCACGCCGAAGGACCCCCCCGGGGACGGACAGGTGATGGGGCCCGTCCCCTACGCTGACCTGTGCTTGAAAGGGAAGCCCGTGAGCAGGTCCTCCTGTTCGCCTGCAGGAGTGGCCCCCCAGGACAGGAGCACAGTGTGCAGCTTCAGCCTGGGGGACCTCAGACACACTCCGGCCACCGAGACCAAGCTGGAGAAGCTCACCAGGGACATCAGGAGGGAGATGTGTGTCACCGTGTCAGAGAGAGACCGCAAGATAGCAGCTCTCATGCTGGTGAGGcaccaggaggagcaggacagCCTGACGCTCtgtcagcaggaggagcaggagcgcCAGGAGGCCCGCAGGAAGGAGGAGGCCCGGCAGGccgaggaggagaaaaggaggaggaagaagctgAGGCAGAGTATGCAACGGTGGAACGAGGAGCTGAGGGCCCGCAGGAGGCTGAgggagctgagggaggaggagaagatgagtCACCTTGAGCAGGAGGTGATGCTGCAAGGAGACCGAAACAGGAGGCTGAAAGAGGAGGTGGACGAGCAACGTAGAGAAAAGATGGAGGCTGCGCAGAGAGACGCAGAGGGCCGCAAACACTACCAGGAGAAGCTGCTGAGAGagaaggtggaggtggagaggaggcagcgagagaaggagagatgggTAGCAGTGGAGAGGGAGCAGAAGGCCAGGAGGAGCAAAGTGCTGCAGGAGAAGAAGGCGAGGaagaggctgcaggaggagaaccACAATGAGCTGCTCCGACACATCCTGCTGAAGaagcaggtggagcagcaggtggaggacgaggaggcCCAGAAGAGGAGCAGCCTTGAGAAGAAGATGCAGCACTCCGGCGAGAGGCGCGCCCGGGCCGCGGAGGCGCGGCTGAGGGAGCTGCAGGCGCGGGCGGCCCGGGAGGAGGAGCAGACCCAGAGAGCCCGGCTGAGGGCCAAGCTGCAGAGCGTCCAGcggctcacacacaaacaggtccTGGTCCAGCTGAGCCAGCGGCGCACGGAGAGAGCCGCCCTGCACGCCGCCGCCCGGCTGAGGAGCAGAGCCCAGGAGGCGCGACGGCACAACCAGCACAGGAGGCTCTGCCACCAGAGGCTGAGGCAGagggtgcaggaggaggaggaggccacgAGGAAGGTCAGAGAGAGCTGCATCTACATgaaggagtggaggagggagcGGCTGCAGAGGCAGCGGGAGCAGATCCAGGAGGAGGCGCACAGGCTGGCTCGGGCCTCCTTTcacatgagggagagagtgagacagcagacacacagacggacCTTCGATCAGATGGCTCTGGAGGCTCAGCTCAGTGCTGCCGTGAGCCGCATGAAGCTGTGA